The uncultured Trichococcus sp. DNA segment CTGCCGATCGGAACGTTTGCTTCCGCTGACGCAGTCCCGGCAGCAGTGGCGGCCGAATAAGCTTAACTTCCAGATTAACTCATGTTTAACACGGAATCTCCCTTTGGTCCTACACCACTTCAGGACTCAAGGGGAGAATCTTGTTATTGATGCCTTTTAAAGCCCGGAATTGGTTGATGCCTTGGCCTTATTACAGCAGAGGAAACCTGTTGACGACCATATGTTGGTATGCTATAGTTTTGGCTGTAAGAAACGTTTCACAACTTTCATATGATTTAGGGGTTGAAGCGCATGACATACACTGGAAGTTCAATGACAAAAGGACAAATCGAATCGAAATTGAGCGAAGCGATCAGTAAGTTTGAAGTTGAACAAATGGGTAGAGGTCCAGAGAAAATCCGGACCGTCATCTTTCAGGATTTGATCCTGATAAGACTCAAAGGTTTCTTGAGTATATCTGAGAAAAACCTGGCCAGAAACCCAGGGGGAATCCAGCTGATAAAAAATGCTCGGACTGCCTTGTTTGAGAACGCTCGGGAAGAACTTGAAGCAACAATTAAAACAGTGATTGACGTAAACATCGTAAGTACCTATTCCGATGTCAGCACCAAGACGGGTGAAAAAATCATCGCAATAGTTATAGATCAAGATATCGAAAGTTTGATGAAGTAGATACGGAAGATGCAACGAAGGGCAAACAGCCAGTCGACGCGTAAGCCAATGGCAAGTACTCCATAGGAGGGCTTGTTATTGGCTTTTTTTGTGCAGATTTGGAACTTATATTGCGTGGCAAGGCGGTGGGGGAAGATTATTTTTGAATTTATCTATATTAAACTGGAAAGAAGGCGGGATGAGAATGCAACAGAAAATAACAACAGAAAAGAAGCTGATACTAAGGGGTGAGTGGCTATACGTATTTTTGGGGTTGGTGATCATGATGGTGCTTGGAACAGTCTATTCCTGGAGCGTTTTTCGTCTGCCTGTAGAGGAATTGTATAATGTGGGGGCTGCTCAAAGTGGCTTGCCATACATGACGGCGTTGCTGTTTTATTCCCTGTTCATGTTTTTGACCGGGCGTTTTTTTAAAACATGGAGTCCGAGATCAACCATCCTGGTGGGGTCATTGCTGGTTTCAATCGGGTGGATTTTATCGGCGTTTGCTCCGAATATTCAAGTATTGACTGTTACCTACGGTGTAATAAGTGGCGCAGGGGTCGGGATAGCTTACGGGGCACCATTAGCGGTAGTGACTAGATGGTTCCCGGAAAAAAAGGGTCTTGTGATTGGGCTGGTGCTGCTGGGATTTGGACTTTCTCCTTTAGTGACGGCACCGTTGGCCCGAATGTTGGTTGAACAATACGGGGTGACGAGAACATTCCTCGTATTGGGAATCGTTTTTGGAATGCTGTTGCCTGTGCTCTCGATGCCTTTCAAGTATCCCGAAAGCGAGGGTGCTGAAGGAGGGGATTCGTCTGGATCGAATGCGGATGTGCGCGATGTGACCAGCGCTGAAATGATGAAATCCGCTGACTTCAAAGGATTATACTTCAATTTCATTATCGGAACGATGATCGGGCTGATGATGATAGGTTTGACAAGCAGTATCGGCACTGAGTTGATAGGGATGGCGCAAAAGGATGTGGTGCTGTTCATATCGATATTTGCAGTGTTCAACGGCATCGGACGTCCGGTGTTCGGGTGGCTGACGGACAGGCTATCGGCAAAGACAGCCATGCTCCTTTCTTACGCTCAAATCATCACGGCAGCTGGTTTGATGCTGTCGGCAAAAAATGGCAGCGTTGGTTTGTTTGCCGCAGCCTTTGCCATGTTTTGGTTCAATGTTGGGGGCTGGTTGGCTATAGCGCCTACTGCAACCAACAATTTGTATGGTCCCAAACACTACAGCCAGAACTATGGCATCGTATTTACCGCATATGGAATAGGCGCAGTGCTGGGAGTGAGCAGTTCAGGGTTACTGCTGGATGCTTTCCGGAATTACGACTATATATTCTATCTTGTGATTGCCTCATGTCTGCTGGGCTCGTTGTTGACGTTGGTGCTCTTCAAGGGAAATAGGGAGTATAAAAACGAAGCGGCGGCAGAAAAGCATCTGCCTGATTTGGCGGGCCGCAACAGCAGCCGCTAAACTGTTGGTCCTCCTTTGGCAAAGCCAATTTTTTAATAAAGAAACTCCCTGAAGGAGCCTTGCATTTTGCAGGTCCTTCGGGGAGTTTTTTCTACAGGTACAGTTTTAAGGATTCGGCGATGCCTTCCAGCATAGCCAATTCATCATTTGACGGATTTTCCAACGTGATCAAGGCTTCCTCATCGCGGGCTGTAGCGTTGCCTTCTGCGTCAGTTATTACATCCAGTATCAGCAGTTCAGCATAAAGATCATCCAAATCCCTTTGCGGTTGCACGAGGAATTCAAACGTACCTTCGGGATGGCTTGCTTTGAACGCTTCAATCTTTTCAATCAATTTTTCTAAGTTCATTTATTTTTGCCTTCTTTCTGTTCAGGGTCATTTGCTGCACAGCTTATTATACCTCATTAAGCCATCGTATGTATCGTGTAACAGGTTTCAATCGACATGGAAAGTGAGATTTTGGGTTGCGGAATATATCGTTTCGGAACGAAAGCCGGTATACTGGATAGTGAAAAAATATGCTTGCTAAGGAAAATCCAGTCCGGCTGTCCTTTTAAGATTTGGATAATTAGAACAACTTAATTTGTGCTTTTGTCACAATGCATCTTTTCAATTCGGCTTGGGCTGCTATGATTAAGCAATAGAATTCCGGATTACTTTGGACAAGGAAGGAGCCGCTCCATTATGCATTATTTAAAACAATTTACCGTCATCATCGCTATTTCGGCCTTGAGCGAATTGCTGGCCATCTTCATTCCGCTGCCCATTCCGGCCAGCATTTACGGCATGTCGCTGCTGTTCCTGTTGCTGATGACAGGAGTGTTGAAGCTCAAGCAAGTGGAAAGTGCCGCCAATCTGCTGTTGGGCATCATGCCTGCTCTGTTCGTAGTGAGCGGTGCCGGGCTCATCACTTCCTACGGGCAAATCGCCGAAAACCTCCTCGGCTGGGTAGCCGTCAACATCGGATCCACCATCGTGATTTTGGCGACGACCGGGCTTTTGGCGCAAGGATTAATAAGAAGGAAGAAAGCAAAGGGGGCTAGCGGTAATGGTTGATCATCTGTTGGAAACGACAAAATATCTCGGTCTGTCCATCAGCTTAGGCGCCTTCATGATCGGCTTGAAGCTGAACAAAAAATATCCCTATGCCTTCATGAATCCTTTGCTGATCGGGATGATCTTGGTCATCGGCTTGATCCTTGTCCTGGACATCGAAGTTGCCGTTTTTCAAAAAAGCGCGCAAGTCTTGTCCGATCTCCTGACGCCGGCAACGATATGCCTGGCTGTTCCGGTCTATCGGCAATTCAAGATTTTGCGCGAGAACAGCTGGGTCGTCTTGATCAGTTGTCTGGCGGGGATGATCAGCGGTCTGGTCACGATCATCGGCTTGGCTCTGATTCTTCGAATGAGCGAAATCACGACCCTTTCCACCTTGGCGCGCTCGATCACGATGGCCATCGCGCTGGATACGACCGAACTGATCGGAGGGGTCGCCGGCATCATAGTGGCAGGGGTCATCTTCGCCGGCATTTTCGGGACGGTGGTTTCCAGCCTGATTTTCAAAATCTTCAGGATCGAAGAACCGATTGCCAAAGGGCTGGCTTTGGGGGCGGCTTCCCATGCCATGGGGACAGCCGAATCGTTGAAAGCGAGCGAACTGCAGGGTGCCATGAGCAGCTTGGCGATGGTCGTCTCGGGTGTCATGATGGTGGGGGTGATTCCGCTTGCGGCACTGTTCGTCCAGTAAGGGCAACAACTAAGAGAAAATATAAGAAGCAGCTCTATTAATCTAGGAGACTGCTTCTTTTTGTGCACCGGGAAAGCCGGATTTCCATCAAGGGTTATCCGATGCCAGACGTTGGGCTCTATGCTATACTGAACTCATAATGGGTATCAGTATCTTGAAGTTTTGTTTGGCTATTCCGGAGTCGGTCATTGCGAAAAGGACGGTGGAGAAATGGAACAAACACTGCAGGCGCACATTCAATTATCGGCCGATCTGGATGTGAAATATGCGCTGTTGCCGGGTGATCCAGCCCGCGTTGAAAGAGCGAAAATGCTGTTGGAGGACCCTATCGATTTGGCGTTCAACCGTGAGTACAAGAGTGTTCTGGGGACTTATCAAGGAATGAAGGTGATCGTCATTTCCTCCGGGATCGGCGGGCCATCCACGGCGATAGCCATTGAAGAATTGGCAAGGATCGGAGTAGAAGGGATCATCCGCATCGGCAGTTGCGGCGCCTTGCATCCGGCAGTGCATTTGGGCGATGTGATCATCGCAACGGCAGCAGTCCGGGATGATGGCGCCAGCAAGGCCTATGTCGATTCCGCATATCCCGCTGTTGCCGATCTGGATTTGTTGATGCATCTGCGGTCAATCGCAGAAAGGGAGCGGATTCCTCATCGTTTGGGGATTGTCCGCAGCCATGACAGTTTCTACACCGCCCGTGAAGCGCAACTTACTGATTATTGGAGCGGCAACGGCATCATCGGGTCGGATATGGAGACAGCCACTTTGTTCGTTGTTGGGGCGCTGAGGGGCTTGAAGACCGCTTCGCTGCTGAATGTCGTCGTTGGTCAAGATGAAGGGATGGCGGAAGGCGTCAGTCAATTCGTTTCCGGAGAAGCGGCCACCAAACAAGGGGAACAGAATCAGATCAAACTGGCATTATCCGCTTTCCATGCGTGGCATCAGGCAAAAGGAGGAAAATGAAATGAACGCAGAAACAAAAAACAAACTGAGCTACAAGTTGTCTACGGCTTCCATCGTCTTGATCCCGATCGCGATCGGGATCAATTATCTCGGCAAATACATCGCAGGCGTCTTGCGTCTGCCGCTTTGGTTGGACTCGATCGGAACGGTATTGTCGGGTATGTTGGCGGGACCGGTCATCGGTGCCGCTTCCGGGATCATCAACAACATCATCTACGGCGTCACGGCCGATCCAATTTCGACAGTTTACGCGGTCACCAGTGCATTCATCGGTTTGATGGCGGGTCTGTTTGCTGCCAAAGGCTGGTTCAGGGACATCAAGACAGTGCTGTTGGCCGGGTTGATCATCGGTGTGGTTGCGGCGACCGTCTCGACGCCTTTGAACATCCTCTTTTGGGGCGGCCAGACCGGTAATGTCTGGGGAGATGCCCTCTACGCTTTGTTGATTTCGAATGGGCAACCGCAGTGGCTGGCTTCTTTCCTGGACAGCATCGTTGTGGATGTGCCGGATAAACTAGTGACGGTTCTAATCAGTTACTTTATCTTCAAGGGCTTGCCGAAGAAACTTACGAACACTTTCCTGAAGGAAGGCGCGATAGAAGAATTATAGGGGCTGATTTGAATGGATGCAATGACATTGTATGTGCCGCGCAACTCGCCGATCCATCGTTTGGATCCGTTGACGAAGATGCTTTATGTCGTCGTGAGCATCGCTGCGGCCTATTTATTGGATGATTTATGGGAAGTCGGGGCAGTCATGTTGATCAGTTTTGGCATTTTGTTGGTGGGGAAAGTTTTCCGCAACATTATGCCGGTGATTGCGCTCAGTTTTTTATTGATTTTGTCGATCGTCATTGTGCAGGGTTTTTTCAATCCGGCCAATGAAACCTTGCTTTATGAATTGGGTCCGATAAAGTTCTATAAAGAGGGGCTGTTTATCGCCTTGCGTCTTACCATGCGCGTCATCAATATGGTCTGCGCCTTTGGGGTATTGGTGCTGACGACTTCGCCGACGGAACTGGTTGAAAGGCTGCAGCAGAAAGGCATGTCGCCGAAAATAGGCTATGTCATCCTTTCGGTCCTGCAGATCATCCCGCAGCTTCGGGTCACGTACGGAAAAATCCAGGATGCACAACGGTCGCGGGGGATGGAGACTGAAGGCAGTCTATTTGTCAGGATAAAGGCCTTTTTCCCGTTAATGGGACCGGTCATTCTGAACGCTTTGAACGATACTCGGGAAAGAGCGATTGCGCTCGACGTCCGCGGCTTCGACAGGGACACGCCGAAAACCTATCTGAATGAAGCGAAGTCCTATCGTTACAGTACCTTGCTGAATATCTTGCTGTTGGTGATTCTGGCTGGTTTGATCGTCTGGAGGGTGATGGGATGAGCATCATAGAAGTGAAAGCACTGAAATATCGCTATCCCGACACGACCAAATTGGCGTTGGATGGCATCAGTTTTTCGGTCGAGGAGGGTGAATTCATCGGCCTGATCGGAAGGAACACCGCCGGAAAATCGACT contains these protein-coding regions:
- a CDS encoding DUF2294 domain-containing protein; this encodes MTYTGSSMTKGQIESKLSEAISKFEVEQMGRGPEKIRTVIFQDLILIRLKGFLSISEKNLARNPGGIQLIKNARTALFENAREELEATIKTVIDVNIVSTYSDVSTKTGEKIIAIVIDQDIESLMK
- a CDS encoding OFA family MFS transporter, producing the protein MQQKITTEKKLILRGEWLYVFLGLVIMMVLGTVYSWSVFRLPVEELYNVGAAQSGLPYMTALLFYSLFMFLTGRFFKTWSPRSTILVGSLLVSIGWILSAFAPNIQVLTVTYGVISGAGVGIAYGAPLAVVTRWFPEKKGLVIGLVLLGFGLSPLVTAPLARMLVEQYGVTRTFLVLGIVFGMLLPVLSMPFKYPESEGAEGGDSSGSNADVRDVTSAEMMKSADFKGLYFNFIIGTMIGLMMIGLTSSIGTELIGMAQKDVVLFISIFAVFNGIGRPVFGWLTDRLSAKTAMLLSYAQIITAAGLMLSAKNGSVGLFAAAFAMFWFNVGGWLAIAPTATNNLYGPKHYSQNYGIVFTAYGIGAVLGVSSSGLLLDAFRNYDYIFYLVIASCLLGSLLTLVLFKGNREYKNEAAAEKHLPDLAGRNSSR
- a CDS encoding CidA/LrgA family protein, with the protein product MHYLKQFTVIIAISALSELLAIFIPLPIPASIYGMSLLFLLLMTGVLKLKQVESAANLLLGIMPALFVVSGAGLITSYGQIAENLLGWVAVNIGSTIVILATTGLLAQGLIRRKKAKGASGNG
- a CDS encoding LrgB family protein → MVDHLLETTKYLGLSISLGAFMIGLKLNKKYPYAFMNPLLIGMILVIGLILVLDIEVAVFQKSAQVLSDLLTPATICLAVPVYRQFKILRENSWVVLISCLAGMISGLVTIIGLALILRMSEITTLSTLARSITMAIALDTTELIGGVAGIIVAGVIFAGIFGTVVSSLIFKIFRIEEPIAKGLALGAASHAMGTAESLKASELQGAMSSLAMVVSGVMMVGVIPLAALFVQ
- a CDS encoding nucleoside phosphorylase; translated protein: MEQTLQAHIQLSADLDVKYALLPGDPARVERAKMLLEDPIDLAFNREYKSVLGTYQGMKVIVISSGIGGPSTAIAIEELARIGVEGIIRIGSCGALHPAVHLGDVIIATAAVRDDGASKAYVDSAYPAVADLDLLMHLRSIAERERIPHRLGIVRSHDSFYTAREAQLTDYWSGNGIIGSDMETATLFVVGALRGLKTASLLNVVVGQDEGMAEGVSQFVSGEAATKQGEQNQIKLALSAFHAWHQAKGGK
- a CDS encoding ECF transporter S component; protein product: MNAETKNKLSYKLSTASIVLIPIAIGINYLGKYIAGVLRLPLWLDSIGTVLSGMLAGPVIGAASGIINNIIYGVTADPISTVYAVTSAFIGLMAGLFAAKGWFRDIKTVLLAGLIIGVVAATVSTPLNILFWGGQTGNVWGDALYALLISNGQPQWLASFLDSIVVDVPDKLVTVLISYFIFKGLPKKLTNTFLKEGAIEEL
- a CDS encoding energy-coupling factor transporter transmembrane component T, coding for MDAMTLYVPRNSPIHRLDPLTKMLYVVVSIAAAYLLDDLWEVGAVMLISFGILLVGKVFRNIMPVIALSFLLILSIVIVQGFFNPANETLLYELGPIKFYKEGLFIALRLTMRVINMVCAFGVLVLTTSPTELVERLQQKGMSPKIGYVILSVLQIIPQLRVTYGKIQDAQRSRGMETEGSLFVRIKAFFPLMGPVILNALNDTRERAIALDVRGFDRDTPKTYLNEAKSYRYSTLLNILLLVILAGLIVWRVMG